Proteins from one Physeter macrocephalus isolate SW-GA chromosome 16, ASM283717v5, whole genome shotgun sequence genomic window:
- the OR8A1 gene encoding olfactory receptor 8A1 codes for MAGENHSTVTEFILGGLTNWPELQLPLFLGIYLVTMIGNLGVITLICLNPQLHTPMYYFLSNLSLVDLCYSSIITPKMLVNFVTEKNVISYSGCMSQLYFFVAFVIAECYTVTVMAYDRCVAICRPLLYNIIMTYQVCFLLVAGVSAMGLMGSTIETGLMLKLPYCELLIIHCFCDIIALMKLSCSSTYHIEMTVFFLAGFNIVLNGLTIFVSYTFILSSILHVSTTGGRSKAVSTCSSHLAAVGKFNGTTAFMYLKRSTASSPAQGKVASMFYTTVIPC; via the coding sequence ATGGCCGGAGAAAATCACTCTACAGTGACAGAGTTCATTCTTGGGGGTTTAACAAATTGGCCAGAGCTCCAGCTCCCCCTCTTCCTTGGGATCTACTTGGTTACCATGATAGGGAACCTGGGTGTGATAACACTGATTTGCCTGAATCCTCAGCTTCACACCCCCATGTACTATTTCCTCAGCAACCTGTCTCTTGTGGATCTCTGCTACTCCTCCATCATTACCCCTAAGATGCTGGTGAACTTTGTGACAGAGAAGAACGTCATCTCCTATTCAGGGTGCATGTCCCAGCTCTACTTCTTCGTTGCGTTTGTCATTGCTGAGTGTTACACGGTGACAGTGATGGCCTATGACCGCTGTGTCGCCATCTGCAGACCTTTGCTTTACAACATCATCATGACTTATCAAGTCTGCTTCCTGCTGGTGGCTGGGGTCTCTGCCATGGGGCTCATGGGCTCAACCATAGAGACTGGCCTCATGTTGAAACTGCCCTACTGTGAGCTCCTCATCATTCATTGCTTCTGTGACATTATCGCCCTCATGAAGCTCTCCTGTTCTAGCACCTATCATATTGAGATGACAGTCTTCTTTTTGGCTGGATTCAACATTGTACTTAACGGACTAACAATCTTTGTTTCCTATACCTTCATCCTATCCAGCATCCTCCACGTCAGCACCACAGGGGGAAGGTCCAAAGCCGTCAGCACCTGCAGCTCCCACCTTGCCGCAGTGGGGAAGTTCAATGGAACGACCGCATTCATGTACTTGAAACGCTCCACAGCCAGTTCCCCGGCCCAGGGGAAAGTGGCCTCCATGTTCTACACCACAGTGATCCCATGCTGA